The Haloferax sp. Atlit-12N region ACGAAATCGAAGGCGAGCTTCGGCGGGTCTTCGGCGTCGAGGCGTAACCCCGAACCAAAGGCCTAAGCACGTTCACCTCGAAGCCGCGTGCATGAGCACGGAGACGCAGGACGGCGAGGACGACCTCAAAGAGCGTGTCGTGAACTTCCTCCGTCGGAACTTCCCGCAGATCCAGATGCACGGCGGCAGCGCGGCCATCCGCGACCTCAACCGCGAGACCGGCGAGGTCACCGTTCTCCTCGGTGGCGCTTGCTCCGGGTGCGGTATCTCCCCGATGACCATCCAGGCCATCAAGACCCGCATGGTCAAGGAGATTCCCGAGATCAACGAAGTCCACGCCGACACCGGCATGGGCGGCGACGACGGGATGGGCGGCGACAGCCGCGGCGGCAGTCCGTCGTTCCCCGGCGACACCAGCGACGACACGACCGACATCGAAGACGACCAGGGCCCGCAGGCCCCGTTCTAAGTCGGCGTTTCGGACGGTTTCGTCCCGTCGTCGACCGAGAACAGGAGTTTTATCGGCGACTACTCCCCACCCTCGGGTATGACTGCCGAGTCGCCCGAGAACGTCCTCTTCGTCGTCATGGACACGGTCCGGAAGGACCACCTCACGCCGTACGGCTACGACCGCCCGACGACGCCGGGGCTCGACCGATTCGCCGACGAGGCGACCGTCTTCGAGCAGGCCGTCGCGCCCGCGCCGTGGACGCTCCCGGTCCACGCCTCGCTTTTCACCGGGATGTACCCGAGCCAACACGGGGCCGACCAGGAGAACCCCTACCTCGAAGGCGCGACGACCCTCGCCGAGACGCTCTCGGCGGCCGGCTACGACACCGCCTGTTACTCCTCGAATGCGTGGATAACGCCCTACACGCACCTGACCGACGGCTTCGCCGAGCAGGACAACTTCTTCGAGGTCATGCCCGGCGAGTTCCTGTCTGGCCCGCTGGCGAAGGCGTGGAAGACGATGAACGACAGCGACGCGCTCCGGACGCTCGCGGATAAGCTCGTCAGCCTCGGCAACACCGCCCACGAGTATCTCGCCGGCGGCGAGGGCGCGGACTCGAAGACACCCGCGGTTATCGACCAGACCATCGACTTCGTCGACGACTCCGAGGAGTTCTTCGCGTTCGTCAACCTCATGGACGCGCACCTGCCGTACCACCCGCCCGAGGAGTACAAAGAGCGCTTCGCGCCCGGCGTCGATTCGACCGAGGTCTGCCAGAACTCCAAGGAGTACAACGCCGGAGCCTACGAGATTGGCGACGACGAGTGGGAGGACATCCGCGGGCTCTACGACGCCGAAATCGCCCACATCGACGACCAACTCACCCGGCTGTTCGACCACCTGAAAGAGACCGGCCGCTGGGACGACACCATGGTCGTCGTCTGCGCCGACCACGGCGAACTCCACGGCGAACACGGCCTCTACGGCCACGAGTTCTGCCTGTACGACCCGCTCATCAACGTCCCACTCATGGTCAAACACCCCGACCTCGGCGCGGACCGCCGCGACGACCAGGTCGAACTGGTCGACCTCTACCACACGGTCCTCGACTCGCTCGGCGTCGAGGGCGGCGAGCCCGCGAGCCCCGGCGACGACGCGGTCGCCCTCGACCGCACGCGCTCGCTCCTGTCGGCCGACTACCGGGAGTTCGCGCGCGCGGCGAACGACGACCCCGGTCAGCGCCGAAACGGCGAGTACGCCTTCGTCGAGTACTCTCGTCCGGTGGTCGAACTCAAGCAGTTGGAGGAGAAGGCCGCGAGCGCCGGCATCGAACTCCCCGAGGACTCGCGGTTCTACTCCCGGATGCGGGCGGCGCGACGGGTCGACGCCAAGTACGTCCGAATCGACCGCGTCCCTGACGAGGCCTACCGCATCGACGCCGACCCCGACGAGACCGAGAACGTCGCCGACTCAGACGATGAGGCGGTCGCCGAGACGGAGGCCGCCCTCGCGGAGTTCGAAGACGCCATCGGCGGCGCGTGGACCGACGCGCTCGACACCGACGTGTCGGACGACTCCGTAGACCAGATGGACGACGAGACACAGGACCGACTGCGCGACCTCGGCTACCTCGAATAGCGACCGAAGCCGGGGCTACTCGCTTAGCGTATCCCTGCTCCTCGCTCCCACGCCCGAAGGAGCGCCGCGAGCGTCCGGTTCGTCGGCACCTCGAAGCCGTGTTCGGCGGCGATATCGACCACCGCGCCGTTGATAGCGTCGACCTCGGTCCGCTTTTCGGCCGCGACGTCCTGCAACATCGACGAGCGGTTCGCGGCGGTCTTTTCGACCACCCGGCCGACCGCCTCGCGGGCGACGCGATTCGGGAGCGACACGCGCTCTAATCGGGCGACTCGGGCCGTCTCGCGGGCCGCCCGGTGTGCGAGTTCACCGGCGTCGTCGCCCGCGAGCGCGCCGTTTTCGACCCGTGAGAGCGCGGTGACCGCGTTGATTCCGGCGTTGACCGCGAGTTTCTCCCAGCGCCGCCTCGGCATGTCGGTGGCGACGAGCGTGTTGAGCCCCGCGTCTCGGAACGCCTTGCCGACGCGCTCCGCGAGTGCATCAGGCCCGCCGTCGAGCGCTCCCAAGACGACCCGACCGACGCCGGTACACTCGACGCGACCCGGTTCGACGAGCCGCGCCCCGTAGGTCGCCGTCCCCGCGAGAACCGGCGCATCGAGGCGAGAAACGAGCGTCTCCTCGGTGAGCCCATTTTGAAGCGACAGCACCGCGCCCACGTCGCAGTCGGCGAGCGCGTCGGCCGCCGCTGCGGTGTCGAACGATTTGACGGTAACGAGTGCGAGGTCCGCCGAGTGGCCCGTCTCGGTCGTCGTCGCGGCCGGTGAGACGTGTGCCGACTCGGCACCGACGATATCGAGCCCGGCCGCCGACACCCGCGCCGCGTGCGGGTCGCGGGCGACGAGCGTCACGTCGTGGACCGACGCGAGGAGGCCGCCGACGAGCGTGCCCAGACTGCCCGCGCCGAAGACGAGAATTCGCATGGCTATCCGTACTCGGCGGACGACAAAAATAACGAGTTTCGCGGCGCGGCGGTCGAATCGAGGACGTCTCTCAGTCCTCGGTCCAGTAGTAGAGTTTCTCGCGCTCGGCACCGCAGTTCGGGCACGTGTCGGGGAGCCCGTCGAGGTCACCCATCTCGCCACAGTCGCTGCACCGCCACATCAACTCGGCCTCGCCGAACTCGTGGCCGGCGCGCTCGTGTTCGACGGACATCCCGGCGAGTCCGTCGCGAGTCGTCACGAAGAAGCCGTCGTCGTCGAAACCGCGGATGCTCCCGAGTTTGGTTCCGTCCTCCGCGTACACCGTCATTCCCACCGTCGGCTGTGTCTCGTCAGCCATATGTGACTATTCGTCGCGCAAGCGGATAAAAAGGAACGGCCGAACCGGTGACGAGAGCTTGCAGAAGGTTCGGCCACTCACGGGGCGAGTATAAATAATAAACCAGATACCGCGATATAGAATTGAATCTATGCCGCTCGTGGCTCAGTATCCTCGCTACGAGTGCTGGGTCGGCGGTAACGGAGACGAGGTAGTTTGGGGTCTCGCGCGCGCATGAGAAACACTAGAAGGGACACTAGTGAGCAGAGTCAGCGAGTGACGTACGATACTGAGAGAGATTAACAGGAATAGCTCATTAGAGACCAATTGTGCGGGTCGAAGGCCAGGTTTCGCGAGCGGCTACACCGCTCGACTCGCAAAACCTGGAGGAAAAAACCGACCTAGACTACATGAAGTCCGCGATGCCCGACTGTTCGTTCTCCACTTTTTCCGAGTCTCGCTCCGCTCGACTCGCAAAACCTGGAGGAAAAACCGACCGCTAGACTACATGAAGTCCGCGATACCCGACTGCTCGTTCTCCACTTTTTCCGAGTCTCGCTCCGCTCGACTCGCAAAACCTGGAGGAAAAAACCGACCTAGACTACATGAAGTCCGCGATGCCCGACTGTTTGTTCTTGTCGTTCTCGAAGACTGATTCGAGGCTCTTTTCGAGCACTTCGAGGCGCTGTTTCGTGTAGTCGCGGCAGTCGAACTCCTCTGCCACCTGAATCGCGGTGTCCATGTACTTGTTCACGGAGCCCTGGTGAACCGTGAGGTTCACCCGGCCGCCGCACTCGCGGCAGTCGCCCGAAAGCGGCATCCGTCGGTACTTCTCGCCGCAGTCGAGACACCGCGTCTCCTGTCGCGAGAAGGCGCGGAGGTTCCCGATGAGGTCCGGCAGGAAGTGGTACTCGATGACGCGCTCGGCCACGTCAGTCTCGTCGACCGCCCGGAGTTTCCGCGCGAGGAACAACTGGGCGTCCATCTTGTCCATCATCGACCCGAGGGTCTTGTACGCAGAGAGGTCGGGTCCGGCGGCGATATCTGTGGTGTCGTGGGTGTGGTCGAACCCGGTGTACTCGCGGTCGGTTCCGAGGTACTCCTCGGCGATGGTGACCTCGTCTTCCCAGTCGTCGGGGTCTTCCATCCGGAGGGTCGCCTCGTAGAACTCGCGGGGGTACTGCCGCACGATGTCCATGTTGTGCGCCTCGTCGTCGATTTCCGAGGGGTCGATGCGCGAGGACATGACGAGCGGCGCGTCCATCTGCCCGCCGCGCTTGTCGGGGAGGTATTCTTTCGAGAAGTTGAGAAGACCGTCCATGAGGAGCATGACACAGTCTTCGTCACCGTCGCACTGTGCGACGTGGAGGTCGTTGGCGACCAGCGAGTTGGTGTCTTCGACGGTCAACGAGTAAGTGTGGTCGATATCGCTTTCGAGGTATTCGACCGAGACGACTTCGTCGAGCCACGTGTCCCCGCCGTCCGAGAAGAGACGCTGGCTTCGGATGTCCGTGTCGTCGAGAGCGTTCGCCAGCGCCTCGCTCTTTCGAGGGAGGTGGAAACCGACTTCCTCGGCGAATCGAACCGCGTTCTCCGACGTGAGTTTGAGGACCCACGAGTCGAACGTCGGGACCCCGTCTCCGTCGTAGAACTCCGCCACCGCACCTGTTTGTGGTGTTCGGCGCTCAGAATAGGTCTTCGAGGCGATGCCGAAGCGTTTGAGCGCGGCAACGAGGTCGCGTTTGAGGTCGTCGCTCACGGTGTGTGCGCGAACTTCCACACGGTCCGAAGACGCGCTTCCGTCGCCGGAGAAGTACGCCGACAGGAAGGACCGAAGAACTGGCTTGGGACCGGTGAGTATCGAGCCCGGGATGCGTTTGTCCTCGGCGCGCGACCCGCATCCGATGACGTCCGCAAACAGCGACTGCACGAGTCGGCTCGAAACCGTGACTTTCCACTCGTTTTCCTCGAACGCGTCGACGCCGAGAGCTTCGTTAACTGTATTGAGGATGCGTTCGCGGGCGAGTTCGTCCGGAATACAGATAGTCGTCTGGTAGCAGTTTCCAGGCGACGTTCTCGTGAATCCTTCTGCGGCGTAGTATCCCAGTACAGTTCCGAACGCCTCGTCGATATCGAGCACTCTCGGAACGGTCGCGGTATCGCGACGAACGCCGAGAGATATCTCACGCGGAAGCGCGTCGACGACCGTTTCGGTGTCTCCGAGAACCTCCACGAACACCGATGCCGGAACGCTGTCGCGAGAGACCCAGTTGTAAACCGTCGAATCGCTCCGTCCGAGCAGTTCAGCGACCGGTTTTAGGTAGCCGTTCGATTCCGTATGCTCGTCGAATAGCGACCGGATTCGGTCCGCACCGAGCCCCCGAATCATCAGGTCTTCGGCCGGTATCGACTCGCCGTTCAGGAACTCATCGAGCAAGTCGAACTGGGCCGGGTCCGCGTCGATGTCGACGCGCTTGGGCGACGGAAGCACGTCGCCTTCGTCAAGGTCGTGCGCGGGAATCCGCGTGAATCCGCTGTCGTCGGCTCGAATCACCGTGTGGTCCGGGGTGAGCGTTAGTTCTCTCCCGCCACGGGTCTCGATGCGGACGAGGTGGTCCTGTGCGACATGCTTAGAGACTGCTTCGACCGGTTTGACCGTCTCTCGGCCGTCTCTAGTTAGAGACGGAACGTACACGTCTCCGTCCAGCTCCTGAACGAGCGTCCCGAAGTCGTCGGTCTCCGGGTCATCGAGCCGCTTCTCGACGAGCGTTCGAACCTCGTCGTATCGCCACTGGTCGGTCTCGTCTCGGTACCAGACCTTCGTCTCCGGATGGAAGCAGTTCCGACGTTTCGCGGCGTGAAAGTACGGATGGGCGTATCCGACCGCGGCGGTCGTGAATCCGACAACTCTGCCGACGACCGCGGCGGAGGTGTGGGGAGCCATCCCGAAGACGAGTTCGCCGATGAGGTCGTCCCGCTCTTCGATTTCGTAGAAGCGGTTGACGCCGTAGAACTGTTCGAGGAGGTCGTCGACGAAGTCGGCGGTCTGCATCATGTGCTGCGCCGCGCCGTTCGAGAGGACGATGTCCTGTACTTTGAGTTCGACCAGTTGGTCGTCGAACCGGAGGGGTTCGCCGTCGATGTCGGTCTCGTAGCCGAGTTCGCGGAAGTGGTCGGCGGTCACGTCGAGTTCCTCGGGGCGGACCGCGGTGACGGGCAGGTCGGTCATGTCGTAGCGGACGGTGCCGTCTTTGAACGACGACACGTCGTGTTTCGCCCGCAGGACGCCCTTCTCGATTGGTTCGGGCGTCTTATTCGCCGAGGTGAGCCCCTTCACGCCCTTGAGAATCTGGAACGACGACTCGCGCTCGCCGACGCGTTCGAGGGCGTCGCGGTACTCGGTGTTCAGGTCGATGTCCTGCCACTCGGCGCTCTCGACGTCCCACTCACAGCGCTCGCAGTAGACGCGGCCGGACTCGTCGGGTTCGATGACGGACCCGCAGTCGTCGCACTCGTAGTGGGGTTCGGTGTGGCCGCCGCAGTCGGGGCACTTCGACTTGAACCCGAACGCGCCGCAGTCGGGGCACTTACGCTGGCCGAGGCGGACCGAAATCTGGCCGCGCTTGCCGGACTCGCCGCGGTGTCTGGCGGCGTCGCCCACGTCGCGCTGGCTCCCGCCGGCCTCGCCGATGGGAAACAGCGTGTGGACGGCCGGCGAGAGGTCGCGGCGCTCGGACTTCTCCGGGCGTCCCATGCGGTTGCCGATACGGGTGGGTGCGCGCTCGCGGATGGTGAACGGTGCGACCTCGTTGACAGCCTCGACGGCGTTGTCGCCGTCGTCCCACTCGCGGGCGTGCTCGGAGAGGTCATCGAGTTCCCACGTCCGCTCGCGGTCGTCAGTGAGGCCGAGGCTCCGGGCGAGCGGTCGCCAAACGGGAACCCGGAGCGTCTCGTCGGTCTGTCGGTGGGCGACGAGCAGGTGTTCGAGCGCCTCCCGAATCTCGGGCGTGTTGTCGAGGACGAGCGTGCCCTGCAGTCCGCGCTCGGGTTCGTTGTCGTGTTCGAGCGCGGCGGCCGTGCCGCCGTCGGCTTCGGCGGCGACGACCTCGCCGGCCGCGACGACGTCGGCGAGCGTGTCGAACCGCTCGACCGAGATGTCGTGCCAGAGGTAAGTGTAGGTGGGATGGAGCGGGGCGTCGAACTCGGTCGCCCACGAGAGGGCCTGTTCGACCGACGGCTCTTCGAGGTCGACCGCGGGGTCGTCGCGGAGCGCCTGCACGTTGGCCTCGGTCGTCTCGAAGTCCTGAATCCACCACTCGAAGACGTACGAGGCGGGCGCGAGCGAGTGGTTGTTCTCGACGAACTCGCCGAAGTTGACGAGGTACTCGCCGAGGTCGAGAATCTTCTCGACGCCGTTCTGGAGTTCCTCGGCCTCCTCGGGGTCGTCGATGCGGCGCACGTCGCCGTTGGCGAGTCTGACCGTCGGCCCCTCGATGGAGTCGACGGGGACGACGCCACCGGCCTTCCCGGGGCGTTCGGTCTTGATTTGCGTGCCGGTGGCGATGAAGTCGTCTACGATGTGCATCGTCGCGGGGTGGACGCCTGCGGTCGCGAAGCCGTGGTTGCGAGCGCGGCCGTACCGGAGGCGGAAGCCGCCGGGCGCGGAGGGGTGGCCGAACACCGGGCGGCCCGCGATGAGGTCGCGGAGGAACTTGGTCGCGGGTTCGACGCGGGTCGGTCCGTCGGGCGCGTCGCCCTCGGCGTCGCCGGCGTCTGCGTCCGGGTCACCCTCGGCGTCGTCGGCTTCGTCGCCGTCGTCTCCCGCGTCGTCGGCCTTCGCGGCCTTGCCGTCGTCTTTGCCGATGGTGCCGTCGATGAGGTCCTGAAGCCACGGCCAGTCGACCTCGTCGAGTTGGCGGGTGTAGCGCTGAATCTTCGGGGCCTTGAGGGCGATACCCTCGGCCATGACGAGACACATGCCGCCGCGGGCGGAGTTGGTATCGACGCGTTCGAGGTCGCGGTAGCCCGAGACCTCCTCGTCGCCCGTGGCCTCGCCGTCGAGCATGATGGGCATGTTCTGGGCGATGAAGCGCGACTCCTTGTCCTTCGGCGAGTACTGAAGACCGGTCTCCTTGTCGTAGAGATTAATCTCCTCGACGTAGCGCTCGACCTCGTCGGTTCGGGCCTTGTACTCGTCGATGTCGAGAAGCGACCGGGCGTAGTCGGCGACGAGCACGGAGAGCGCTTGTGCGGTGCCGCCCGCCGAGCGAATCGGGCCGGCGTAGTAGACGTTGACGAACTCCGTGCCGTCGTCGTTTTCGAGGATTTCGACACGGTCGATGCCCTCGATGGGCGCGGCGACGACCCCCTCGGTGAGGAGGGCGACGGCGGTGCGGACCGCGCCCTCGACTTTGCCCTCGCGGGAGTCGTAGTCCCCGACGTTGCCGTCGACGAAGTCGGTCACGAGTTCGAGCGCGGCTTCCTCGCGGGACATCTCGCCTTCGAGTTCGCGAACGCGCTCGGCGACGCCGTCGATGCCGAGGATGTTCTCCACGCGGTCGGCCATGTCCTTGGCGACCGGAATCTCGACTTCGGTCTTCGGGTCGTACCCCGTCGCCTTCGCGGCCTCCGCGAGGTCGAACGCCTCGTCGAGGCGGGCTTCGATGCGACGGAAGTACCGGGAGTCCTCCTCGCGCACGGTTACAACCAGAGGTCGAGGTCGGTCACCGCGTCGTGGTCGCGTTCGAGCGGTTCCTCGAAGGCGCGGAGGTTCACTTCGCCGGCGAAGACGGTCGCAGAGTCGAGGTGTCCGGCGAGCGACTGCCCACTACGCCGAGAAAGGATTGCGTGCGTGTGTGCGAAGGGTTCGCCGTCGAGGAGCGCGACGTTACCCACGCAGGCGGCGACTTCGAGCGGCTCGTCGAACGTCACGGACTGGTACTCCTGGTCCGTCTGGTCGTAGAACCAGAGTTCGGCGTCCTGGACGGCACCCATGGCGTTGAACCACGCGGACTCGATGTCCTTGCGCGCGCAGAACTCCTCGATCTCCTCGCGCCAGTCCGCACCGTGTTCGAGGCGGGCGAGGTACTCCTCGCTCACCGTCACCGCTCGAGCGTTCATGCAACGTACCACGAGCGAGTCGGACTAAAATGTGAATGGTCTGGCCGCCGGGCGTCCGGCGGCGGGGTTACGGGGCCGGAGCGATTATCGCCACTCGTCGAGTGCGAGTGCGTCGGCTACGTCAGCAGCGAGCCACGCGTCATCGCGGGAGATGTCCGCGATAATAAGACGCTGGCCCGTCTGAGAGCGATCCACCGAGGCCATGACCTCGGCGCCCGAGTCGTCGACGGAAGCCGTCGCATCCGGCGTCATGTATGATACATAGTGACACCCCTATATAAGTGGACCGAAACGGCGGGCCGAGAGGGACCCCCCGTTACCCGATTCTGTCGTCCCGAAAAGTGGTTTAAAATGTAAAACGAGTTCTCTGGGGATTCTCGTGGCAGTTTTCGCCTCTTAGGTATGGAACTACATCCCTTCCACGCTACACTATATCAAACAAATCGAATACGGTAAGTTTATCCACGCGGCCCGGAAAGATTGGTTCGAATGCCAGACACTAACAAACTCTCGCGTCGCCGTTTCCTGAAGGCAACGGGTGGGGCCGCTACGGCCGCCGCCCTCGCCGGTTGTACCGGCGGTGACGGTGAAGAGACGACGACGACCGAATCCGGTGGCGATGAGACCACCACCGCGACGACGACCGAAGAGGACACGGGCACGGAACTGTCCGGGTCGGTCTTCAACCGCATCCTCTCGGGCACCATCACGACGATGGACCCCGTCGCCGCGACTGACACGTCGTCGGGCATCATCATCCAGCAGGTCTTCGACTGCTTGATGTCGTACCCGAACGCCCTGCCGACGGTCGAAAACGAGCTCGCTGCGGACTACACGGTCTCCGACGACTTCACGACCTACACGTTCCAGCTCGCCGACGCGACCTACCACAACGGCGAGACGGTCACCGCGTCCGACTTCATCTACGCGTGGGAGCGCCTCGCGGCCTCCGAGAACAGCCGCCGCGCCTACTTCATCCTCGACTCCGTCGGCGTGGAACACGAGACGGACGACGAAGACAGCTACGTCCCCGGTTCGCTCGGCGTCGAAGTCGGCGAGACCGAGACCGAACTCGTCGTCAACCTCTCCGAGCCGTTCCACGACACCCTCGAGATGTTCGCCTACACCTCGTTCGCCGCCCTCCCCGAGGGCGTCCTCGGCGACGT contains the following coding sequences:
- a CDS encoding NifU family protein, with translation MSTETQDGEDDLKERVVNFLRRNFPQIQMHGGSAAIRDLNRETGEVTVLLGGACSGCGISPMTIQAIKTRMVKEIPEINEVHADTGMGGDDGMGGDSRGGSPSFPGDTSDDTTDIEDDQGPQAPF
- a CDS encoding sulfatase, which translates into the protein MTAESPENVLFVVMDTVRKDHLTPYGYDRPTTPGLDRFADEATVFEQAVAPAPWTLPVHASLFTGMYPSQHGADQENPYLEGATTLAETLSAAGYDTACYSSNAWITPYTHLTDGFAEQDNFFEVMPGEFLSGPLAKAWKTMNDSDALRTLADKLVSLGNTAHEYLAGGEGADSKTPAVIDQTIDFVDDSEEFFAFVNLMDAHLPYHPPEEYKERFAPGVDSTEVCQNSKEYNAGAYEIGDDEWEDIRGLYDAEIAHIDDQLTRLFDHLKETGRWDDTMVVVCADHGELHGEHGLYGHEFCLYDPLINVPLMVKHPDLGADRRDDQVELVDLYHTVLDSLGVEGGEPASPGDDAVALDRTRSLLSADYREFARAANDDPGQRRNGEYAFVEYSRPVVELKQLEEKAASAGIELPEDSRFYSRMRAARRVDAKYVRIDRVPDEAYRIDADPDETENVADSDDEAVAETEAALAEFEDAIGGAWTDALDTDVSDDSVDQMDDETQDRLRDLGYLE
- a CDS encoding ketopantoate reductase family protein encodes the protein MRILVFGAGSLGTLVGGLLASVHDVTLVARDPHAARVSAAGLDIVGAESAHVSPAATTTETGHSADLALVTVKSFDTAAAADALADCDVGAVLSLQNGLTEETLVSRLDAPVLAGTATYGARLVEPGRVECTGVGRVVLGALDGGPDALAERVGKAFRDAGLNTLVATDMPRRRWEKLAVNAGINAVTALSRVENGALAGDDAGELAHRAARETARVARLERVSLPNRVAREAVGRVVEKTAANRSSMLQDVAAEKRTEVDAINGAVVDIAAEHGFEVPTNRTLAALLRAWERGAGIR
- a CDS encoding rubredoxin-like domain-containing protein, translated to MADETQPTVGMTVYAEDGTKLGSIRGFDDDGFFVTTRDGLAGMSVEHERAGHEFGEAELMWRCSDCGEMGDLDGLPDTCPNCGAEREKLYYWTED
- a CDS encoding DNA polymerase II large subunit; the encoded protein is MREEDSRYFRRIEARLDEAFDLAEAAKATGYDPKTEVEIPVAKDMADRVENILGIDGVAERVRELEGEMSREEAALELVTDFVDGNVGDYDSREGKVEGAVRTAVALLTEGVVAAPIEGIDRVEILENDDGTEFVNVYYAGPIRSAGGTAQALSVLVADYARSLLDIDEYKARTDEVERYVEEINLYDKETGLQYSPKDKESRFIAQNMPIMLDGEATGDEEVSGYRDLERVDTNSARGGMCLVMAEGIALKAPKIQRYTRQLDEVDWPWLQDLIDGTIGKDDGKAAKADDAGDDGDEADDAEGDPDADAGDAEGDAPDGPTRVEPATKFLRDLIAGRPVFGHPSAPGGFRLRYGRARNHGFATAGVHPATMHIVDDFIATGTQIKTERPGKAGGVVPVDSIEGPTVRLANGDVRRIDDPEEAEELQNGVEKILDLGEYLVNFGEFVENNHSLAPASYVFEWWIQDFETTEANVQALRDDPAVDLEEPSVEQALSWATEFDAPLHPTYTYLWHDISVERFDTLADVVAAGEVVAAEADGGTAAALEHDNEPERGLQGTLVLDNTPEIREALEHLLVAHRQTDETLRVPVWRPLARSLGLTDDRERTWELDDLSEHAREWDDGDNAVEAVNEVAPFTIRERAPTRIGNRMGRPEKSERRDLSPAVHTLFPIGEAGGSQRDVGDAARHRGESGKRGQISVRLGQRKCPDCGAFGFKSKCPDCGGHTEPHYECDDCGSVIEPDESGRVYCERCEWDVESAEWQDIDLNTEYRDALERVGERESSFQILKGVKGLTSANKTPEPIEKGVLRAKHDVSSFKDGTVRYDMTDLPVTAVRPEELDVTADHFRELGYETDIDGEPLRFDDQLVELKVQDIVLSNGAAQHMMQTADFVDDLLEQFYGVNRFYEIEERDDLIGELVFGMAPHTSAAVVGRVVGFTTAAVGYAHPYFHAAKRRNCFHPETKVWYRDETDQWRYDEVRTLVEKRLDDPETDDFGTLVQELDGDVYVPSLTRDGRETVKPVEAVSKHVAQDHLVRIETRGGRELTLTPDHTVIRADDSGFTRIPAHDLDEGDVLPSPKRVDIDADPAQFDLLDEFLNGESIPAEDLMIRGLGADRIRSLFDEHTESNGYLKPVAELLGRSDSTVYNWVSRDSVPASVFVEVLGDTETVVDALPREISLGVRRDTATVPRVLDIDEAFGTVLGYYAAEGFTRTSPGNCYQTTICIPDELARERILNTVNEALGVDAFEENEWKVTVSSRLVQSLFADVIGCGSRAEDKRIPGSILTGPKPVLRSFLSAYFSGDGSASSDRVEVRAHTVSDDLKRDLVAALKRFGIASKTYSERRTPQTGAVAEFYDGDGVPTFDSWVLKLTSENAVRFAEEVGFHLPRKSEALANALDDTDIRSQRLFSDGGDTWLDEVVSVEYLESDIDHTYSLTVEDTNSLVANDLHVAQCDGDEDCVMLLMDGLLNFSKEYLPDKRGGQMDAPLVMSSRIDPSEIDDEAHNMDIVRQYPREFYEATLRMEDPDDWEDEVTIAEEYLGTDREYTGFDHTHDTTDIAAGPDLSAYKTLGSMMDKMDAQLFLARKLRAVDETDVAERVIEYHFLPDLIGNLRAFSRQETRCLDCGEKYRRMPLSGDCRECGGRVNLTVHQGSVNKYMDTAIQVAEEFDCRDYTKQRLEVLEKSLESVFENDKNKQSGIADFM
- a CDS encoding PPC domain-containing DNA-binding protein, translated to MNARAVTVSEEYLARLEHGADWREEIEEFCARKDIESAWFNAMGAVQDAELWFYDQTDQEYQSVTFDEPLEVAACVGNVALLDGEPFAHTHAILSRRSGQSLAGHLDSATVFAGEVNLRAFEEPLERDHDAVTDLDLWL